A single genomic interval of Ictalurus furcatus strain D&B chromosome 20, Billie_1.0, whole genome shotgun sequence harbors:
- the ly97.3 gene encoding CD59 glycoprotein, whose product MRSLVFALVVVLLVASGTALDCYHCQPKKAGEACEITKLTCPAEKDACVAAKFTRSPYGHYQRCTAMADCELLKLNAYIQVKCCQNDLCNTL is encoded by the exons ATGAGAAGCCTGGTTTTTGCCCTTGTTGTGGTACTACTGGTAGCAAGTG GGACGGCTCTGGATTGCTACCATTGCCAGCCTAAGAAGGCAGGTGAGGCATGTGAGATCACAAAGCTGACCTGTCCTGCTGAAAAAGACGCCTGCGTCGCAGCCAAGTTCACCAGATCCCCAT ATGGACACTACCAGAGGTGCACGGCCATGGCTGACTGTGAGCTTCTGAAGCTGAATGCCTATATACAGGTCAAATGCTGCCAGAATGACCTCTGTAATACCCTGTGA
- the LOC128624261 gene encoding activin receptor type-2B — translation MFARWVTLALIRGSLLAGPGQGEVGTRECAYYNDNWRAEKTNQSGYERCEGEKDKRQHCYASWINSSGSIHLVKKGCWLDDFNCYNRQECVATEESPQVFFCCCEGNYCNERFTHMPEITAPGVKIQPPPVGLSLLSVLAYSLLPLLVLSLALILACWTYHQRKAPYGHVDINQGLGPAPPSPLVGLKPLQLLEMKARGRFGCVWKAQLLTEYVAVKIFPVQDKQSWQNEREIYLTEGLRHENLLRYISAEKRGTNLQMELWLITEFHERGSLADYLKGNVVNWPDLCHIAESMARGLAYLHEDLSYRPEGPKPAIAHRDFKSKNVMLRTDLTAVIGDFGLAVRFEPGKPPGDTHGQVGTRRYMAPEVLEGAINFHRDAFLRIDMYALGLVLWELLSRCTAADGSVHEYMLPFEEEVGHHPSLEDLQDVVVHKKMRPMLKDCWLKHPGMAHMCETVEECWDHDAEARLSAGCVEERIITITRATNTTNSSTSDCLVSMVMIDSDSALPLKEASI, via the exons ATGTTTGCTCGCTGGGTGACACTGGCACTTATTCGGGGAAGTTTGTTAGCAG GTCCCGGACAAGGCGAGGTCGGCACCAGAGAGTGTGCGTATTATAATGATAACTGGCGAGCTGAGAAGACTAATCAGAGTGGCTATGAGAGATGTGAGGGAGAAAAGGACAAACGGCAGCACTGCTATGCGTCCTGGATCAACTCTTCAGGAAGCATACACCTGGTGAAAAAGGGCTGCTGGCTCGATGACTTCAACTGCTACAACAG acaGGAGTGTGTGGCCACAGAGGAAAGCCCTCAGGTGTTTTTCTGCTGCTGCGAGGGAAATTACTGCAATGAAAGATTCACACACATGCCCGAAATCACCGCTCCTGGAG TGAAGATCCAGCCTCCTCCAGTGGGACTGTCTCTGCTTAGTGTGTTGGCATACTCTCTCCTTCCTCTGCTTGTGCTTTCTCTGGCTTTGATACTTGCATGCTGGACTTACCACCAGCGCAAAGCTCCGTACGGCCACGTCGACATTAACCAG GGTTTGGGTCCTGCTCCTCCGTCTCCTCTGGTGGGTCTGAAGCCATTACAGCTGCTGGAGATGAAGGCAAGGGGGCGCTTCGGGTGTGTCTGGAAGGCTCAGCTACTAACCGAATATGTTGCAGTCAAGATATTCCCTGTTCAG GATAAGCAGTCATggcagaatgagagagaaatttACCTCACTGAGGGACTGAGACACGAGAACCTGCTACGCTACATCTCTGCTGAAAAACGAGGAACCAACCTGCAAATGGAGCTCTGGCTCATCACCGAATTCCACGAAAGG GGATCTTTAGCAGACTACCTAAAGGGGAATGTGGTGAACTGGCCTGATTTGTGCCACATTGCAGAGAGCATGGCCCGAGGCCTTGCCTACCTACATGAGGATCTGTCCTACAGACCGGAGGGGCCTAAACCAGCAATCGCACACAG GGACTTTAAGAGTAAGAATGTGATGCTCAGGACTGATTTGACTGCTGTGATTGGAGACTTTGGTCTGGCTGTGCGCTTCGAACCAGGGAAACCACCAGGAGATACTCATGGCCAG GTTGGTACTAGGCGCTACATGGCCCCAGAGGTGCTGGAGGGTGCCATAAATTTTCACAGGGATGCCTTTTTGAGGATTGATATGTATGCTTTGGGCCTGGTGCTCTGGGAGCTGTTGTCCCGCTGCACTGCTGCTGATG GGTCTGTACATGAGTATATGCTCCCATTTGAGGAGGAGGTGGGTCACCACCCATCTTTGGAGGATCTGCAGGATGTGGTGGTCCATAAGAAGATGAGGCCCATGCTGAAGGACTGCTGGCTTAAACATCCG ggAATGGCTCATATGTGTGAGACAGTAGAAGAGTGCTGGGACCACGACGCAGAGGCCCGTCTGTCCGCAGGCTGTGTGGAAGAAcgcatcatcaccatcaccagggcaaccaacaccaccaacagtTCTACCTCAGACTGCCTTGTCTCCATGGTTATGATCGATAGCGACTCAGCTCTACCACTCAAAGAGGCGAGCATTTGA